The following proteins are co-located in the Pirellulales bacterium genome:
- the nuoL gene encoding NADH-quinone oxidoreductase subunit L, producing MMDTLLVLIPALPLAAFLLLAFFGRALGRFSHWPVVLAFAGSFALSVPLLFSVQAQSSESLNGGQGRVGYEHVCTLWTWADVSNAYTPRPTANTSSAAIVPVTPHNFTIDITLRADPLTCFMLCMVTFISTLVAIYASGYMHGDPGYPRFFCYIALFVFSMTMLVSVSNFLLLYTFWEAVGLCSYLLVGFWYEKPAAAAAGMKAFLVNRVGDFGFAIGIFLIWTTYGTLNFHDTQITAAHGAVQQVAGVLGQTRLANPALYASGGVAVAICLLLMAGACGKSAQFPLHVWLPDAMEGPTPVSALIHAATMVTAGVYMVTRCTPLFMASAGTPWFTINGSPVTAQMVVATIGGFTAILAAIIAITQNDLKRVLAYSTISQLGYMFLSLGTGSLLGIVAGMFHLFTHAFFKALLFLGAGSVMHAMGGVIDMRRFGGLRRLMPITCGTFLIGCLALAGLFPFSGFWSKDEILGAVRDKSLHAEGFAHVLYGVLYGVGVFTAGLTAFYTFRAFFMTFYGEERIPHEAGHHAHESPRAMTVPLLILAVPAALVGGYYGLTHGILDFLKQTPSLAYQAIAKTAEEPKLEFGISALSTGVVIVGISLAAYLYLGGRTQAEWLGRLLSPLYALSYGKFFIDQIYGVFIVWPLRILAAVSYWVDRHVIDALVNFVGAIPGVCGSMLRSLQNGMVQFYALAMMLGLLVLIGALILWPG from the coding sequence ATGATGGATACCCTGCTAGTTTTGATTCCCGCATTGCCGCTGGCGGCGTTTTTGCTGCTGGCGTTTTTCGGCCGTGCGCTGGGGCGATTCAGCCACTGGCCGGTGGTGTTGGCGTTTGCCGGCTCGTTTGCGCTGAGTGTGCCTTTGCTGTTCAGTGTACAGGCACAATCGAGCGAATCGCTGAATGGCGGCCAGGGGCGCGTTGGTTACGAACACGTTTGCACCCTGTGGACCTGGGCCGATGTGAGTAATGCTTACACGCCTCGGCCAACAGCCAATACATCGTCAGCCGCCATCGTGCCTGTCACACCGCACAACTTTACGATTGACATTACGCTGCGGGCCGATCCGCTGACATGCTTCATGCTCTGCATGGTGACGTTCATTTCCACGCTGGTGGCGATTTACGCCAGCGGGTACATGCACGGCGATCCCGGCTATCCGCGGTTCTTCTGTTACATTGCGCTGTTTGTGTTCTCGATGACGATGCTGGTTTCGGTCAGCAATTTCTTGCTGCTGTACACGTTTTGGGAAGCCGTGGGATTGTGCAGTTATTTGCTGGTCGGCTTTTGGTACGAGAAGCCCGCGGCCGCGGCGGCGGGAATGAAAGCCTTTCTGGTCAACCGCGTGGGAGATTTCGGCTTTGCCATCGGCATTTTTCTGATTTGGACGACGTACGGCACGTTGAATTTTCACGATACGCAAATCACCGCTGCCCATGGCGCGGTGCAACAGGTGGCCGGCGTGCTGGGACAAACTCGGCTGGCCAATCCGGCCCTGTATGCCAGCGGCGGCGTGGCCGTGGCGATATGCTTGCTGCTGATGGCCGGCGCGTGCGGCAAAAGCGCGCAGTTTCCGCTGCATGTGTGGCTGCCCGATGCCATGGAAGGCCCCACGCCGGTGAGCGCGCTGATTCATGCGGCCACGATGGTGACGGCCGGCGTGTACATGGTGACGCGTTGCACGCCGCTGTTTATGGCATCGGCCGGCACGCCTTGGTTCACAATAAACGGTTCGCCCGTGACGGCGCAAATGGTGGTGGCCACCATCGGCGGGTTTACGGCCATTTTGGCCGCCATCATTGCCATTACACAGAACGATTTGAAGCGCGTGCTGGCCTATTCCACGATCAGCCAGTTGGGCTACATGTTTCTGAGCTTGGGCACCGGTTCGCTGTTAGGCATTGTGGCCGGCATGTTCCATTTGTTCACGCATGCGTTTTTTAAGGCGTTGTTGTTTTTGGGCGCCGGCAGCGTAATGCACGCCATGGGAGGCGTGATCGACATGCGGCGCTTTGGCGGGCTGCGGCGGCTGATGCCCATCACCTGCGGAACGTTTTTAATCGGCTGCTTGGCGCTGGCGGGATTGTTTCCGTTCTCGGGATTTTGGAGCAAGGACGAAATTTTGGGTGCCGTGCGCGATAAATCGCTGCATGCCGAAGGCTTCGCCCACGTCCTGTACGGCGTGCTGTATGGGGTGGGGGTATTTACGGCCGGGCTGACGGCGTTCTACACGTTCCGTGCTTTCTTCATGACGTTTTACGGCGAAGAAAGAATTCCGCACGAGGCGGGGCACCATGCCCATGAATCGCCGCGGGCGATGACCGTGCCGCTTTTGATTTTGGCCGTGCCGGCGGCGCTGGTTGGCGGCTATTACGGCCTGACGCACGGCATTTTGGACTTTTTGAAACAGACGCCGTCTTTGGCATACCAGGCCATCGCGAAAACCGCCGAAGAGCCGAAATTGGAATTCGGCATTTCGGCGCTGAGCACCGGCGTGGTGATCGTGGGCATTAGCCTGGCGGCCTATTTGTATTTGGGAGGTCGGACGCAAGCGGAGTGGTTGGGCCGATTGCTGAGCCCGTTGTACGCGCTTTCGTACGGCAAGTTTTTCATCGACCAGATTTATGGGGTGTTCATTGTGTGGCCGCTGCGGATTTTGGCGGCCGTGAGTTACTGGGTCGATCGGCATGTGATCGACGCCTTGGTGAATTTTGTGGGGGCCATTCCCGGCGTGTGCGGCTCGATGCTGCGCTCGCTGCAAAATGGCATGGTGCAGTTTTATGCCTTGGCCATGATGCTGGGCCTGCTGGTGCTGATTGGCGCGCTGATTTTATGGCCGGGCTGA
- the nuoK gene encoding NADH-quinone oxidoreductase subunit NuoK has translation MNEAALLQNSLLVGAALFCIGLVGFLSRRNMIVMFLCAEMMLQGVSVSLVAWGRWHNNWDGQVFVIFILTVAACEAALALALVLMLFQRRDNLDIAAWDELRESNLPAYVDHELPAVAEITPHWPHLTPAGLEPKADVEEETHRSHV, from the coding sequence ATGAACGAAGCCGCTCTATTGCAAAATTCGCTGTTGGTGGGCGCGGCCCTGTTTTGCATTGGGCTGGTTGGCTTTTTAAGCCGACGAAACATGATTGTCATGTTTTTGTGCGCCGAAATGATGTTGCAGGGCGTATCGGTCAGCCTGGTGGCGTGGGGCCGGTGGCACAACAACTGGGACGGGCAGGTGTTCGTCATTTTTATTCTCACTGTGGCCGCCTGCGAGGCGGCATTGGCGCTCGCGCTGGTGCTGATGCTGTTCCAGCGGCGCGATAACTTGGACATTGCCGCGTGGGACGAACTACGGGAAAGCAATTTGCCGGCCTATGTGGATCACGAATTGCCGGCGGTGGCCGAAATCACTCCGCATTGGCCGCACCTGACACCGGCCGGCTTGGAGCCGAAAGCGGATGTGGAAGAAGAAACACATCGGAGTCATGTGTAG
- a CDS encoding NADH-quinone oxidoreductase subunit J, giving the protein MTGATSAIFEPLCRCFLLAADAAEAATPAAPPTGWNRVIAPIVQLHPLAWGLILAGLALWLMLPRGSAKGRAVGAVLGIVALGLLGSRLLPLGLWSSNVVFWILSAVTVAAAACTVTFRSPVYCAVWFAMTLTGTAGIFMVQGAQFLAVATIVVYAGAILVTFLFVLMLAHPKGDAYYDRVSWEALLGAAAGTVLLAILSVTIGKLGLNQVQGPAEATLQQDVLVPDHVARLGAELFGRHLIAVEVAGTLLLIALVGATAIVSAQRGQQAAEAKHQAEGAQTNLKKTRSSQAGGGEKTQLQESAR; this is encoded by the coding sequence ATGACGGGCGCAACGTCGGCCATTTTCGAACCGCTGTGCCGGTGCTTTTTGCTGGCGGCGGATGCTGCCGAGGCAGCGACGCCGGCTGCGCCGCCAACGGGATGGAATCGGGTGATCGCGCCAATCGTGCAGCTTCATCCGTTGGCATGGGGACTGATTTTGGCTGGGCTGGCGCTGTGGCTGATGCTGCCGCGCGGAAGCGCCAAAGGCCGGGCCGTCGGCGCCGTGCTGGGGATTGTCGCCCTGGGCCTGCTCGGTTCGCGGTTGTTGCCGCTGGGCCTGTGGAGCAGCAATGTGGTGTTTTGGATTTTGAGCGCGGTCACGGTCGCCGCGGCGGCGTGCACGGTGACGTTTCGCAGTCCGGTCTATTGTGCCGTGTGGTTTGCCATGACGCTGACAGGCACGGCGGGCATTTTCATGGTGCAGGGCGCGCAGTTTTTGGCCGTAGCCACCATCGTGGTTTACGCCGGCGCCATTTTGGTGACGTTTTTGTTCGTGCTGATGTTGGCTCATCCCAAGGGGGACGCGTATTACGACCGGGTCAGTTGGGAAGCGCTATTGGGCGCCGCAGCGGGCACGGTGCTGTTGGCAATTTTGTCGGTCACGATCGGCAAACTGGGCCTGAACCAAGTTCAGGGTCCGGCTGAGGCAACGCTGCAACAAGATGTGCTTGTGCCCGATCACGTGGCGCGGCTGGGGGCGGAATTGTTCGGGCGGCATTTAATTGCCGTCGAAGTGGCCGGGACGCTGCTGCTGATTGCCCTGGTGGGAGCGACGGCGATTGTCAGCGCTCAGCGTGGTCAGCAGGCGGCGGAGGCAAAGCACCAAGCGGAAGGTGCGCAGACGAATTTGAAAAAGACGCGTTCATCGCAAGCGGGCGGCGGCGAAAAAACGCAATTGCAGGAGTCAGCCCGATGA
- a CDS encoding NADH-quinone oxidoreductase subunit I codes for MKPDDPNIKWIEEPKLGLAGRMYLPLVVQGLSTTVKHLFSPKVTVSFPEERPKIGNPLIYRGVHRLNKDHEGRVKCVACFLCSTACPAHCIDIVAAPSPWPDREKYCESFQIDELRCIFCGMCEEACPVDAIELTSLLDLTGRSREEMVFDKEKLLSVYDITKDAEPMKSIALGGTV; via the coding sequence ATGAAGCCGGATGATCCGAACATCAAATGGATTGAAGAACCCAAGCTCGGCTTGGCGGGGCGCATGTATTTACCGCTTGTCGTGCAGGGCTTATCGACCACGGTGAAGCACTTGTTCAGCCCGAAGGTGACGGTCAGCTTTCCGGAGGAGCGGCCAAAAATTGGCAATCCGCTCATTTATCGCGGCGTGCATCGGCTGAATAAAGATCACGAAGGACGGGTAAAGTGCGTGGCGTGCTTTTTGTGCAGCACGGCCTGTCCGGCGCATTGCATCGACATTGTGGCGGCGCCCAGCCCATGGCCCGACCGGGAAAAATACTGCGAGAGCTTTCAAATTGACGAGCTGCGTTGCATTTTCTGCGGCATGTGCGAGGAAGCGTGCCCGGTCGATGCCATCGAGTTGACCAGTCTGCTGGATCTGACCGGCCGCAGCCGCGAGGAAATGGTGTTCGACAAGGAGAAGCTGCTGAGCGTGTACGACATTACCAAGGATGCCGAGCCGATGAAATCGATTGCGCTGGGAGGCACGGTATGA